TCTTCGATTTCGCAGTATGCTTCGCTTTCAAAGGCCTCGTCAGGGATTTCAAGTTCGTCACCGATTTCGTCAATACTCTCATCCTGAACCGGCTGCTGCCGCGACCGGCTGCCGCGTTTACCCTTCAATGCCGGCTCGATGAGCGTCATGACTTCATTGATCGACGAGAAGATGTAGAGTTGCTTGTCGAGATTGGCCAGTTTAAGCAGGTCTTTTATCTGCTGGCAGAGCGAGACGAAAATGGCAAGCCCGTCAGAGCTGTTGGCGAGCTGATGGGCCAGGAGCATCGAGCCTATGCCTGAAGAATCGATAGCCTTGACCTGCGAAAAATCGATAATAATGTTTTTACTGGTACCGGTGCTGATCATGCTGTCGATAGTCGCCTTGAAACAGTCTGCGTAACGGACATCGAAAATTGGCTCTTCAAGCTTGAGGATGGTCAATTCCTTGCGGGTCGATATGGAGTGTTTCATAAAAAACTCCAGCAGAAATACGGTAACTTATTCTATCAAAGGCACTTGTGCTACCTTTTTGGCTCCGCATTCATTGAAGGATGGTTGAAAGATGAATGCGGAACGGCTCTCTTCCACTATTATCGTACAAAATTCGATTCATTCAAATCAATTTTTTTCAACGGCGTAAAATGTTTGAGGTGGGTGAGGGTGGGTTGCTCGCTGATGGGGAGTGGTTAAGCGTTTTGTTTTTTTGCAATAGCAATAGGAGAATGCGGAACGCTATCGTCTTGTCTGGTGGAAAAAAACTCTACAAGTGCTTCGATTTCCGCCTCGTCAAGTGGTGCTTTCACCCACTCGACATCCAGCCTGTTGCGGAAAAATGTCAGCTGACGTTTGGCGTAGTTTCTGGTGTGTTGGGCGATGAGTGAAACCGCGGTGTCGAGATCGTGCAATTCCTCGAAGTGTTCGAAGAGTTCGCGGTAGCCGACGGTGGCGAGCGCGTTGAGGTTTTTGCTGCGCCATTCGTCACGAAACTTGTCGAAAAGATAACGGGCTTCGGCTTCAAGTCCGGCTTGTATCATTGCGCTTGTGCGCTGGTTGATGCGCTCATAGAGCAGTTCGCGGGGCAGGTCGAGACCGATGACAGTGAAGTTGATTCCAGTTGGCGGGCCGGGAGTTTTGCTTTGCAGGGCCGTGACTGTCGTTCCCGAAATTTCGATGATTTCGAGGCTTCGGATAAGGCGCTGGGTTTTGGTTGGGTCGAGCGTTTTAGCCTGTTCGGGATCAAGCGCTTCGAGTCGGCGGTAGAGCGCTTCCGCGCCGTGGCGTTCGAGTTCGCGGGTCAGCTGCGCCCGGATTTCCGGGTCGGCTGGTGGCAGTTCGGCGAAGCCTTTGAGCAGGCCTTCGAGGTAGAGCGTCGAACCGCCCGCAACGACTGGCGTGATGCCGCGTTGATGGAGTTCCCGGATTTTTTCCGCAGCCTGCTCCGCAAAAT
The nucleotide sequence above comes from Chlorobaculum tepidum TLS. Encoded proteins:
- a CDS encoding STAS domain-containing protein, whose product is MKHSISTRKELTILKLEEPIFDVRYADCFKATIDSMISTGTSKNIIIDFSQVKAIDSSGIGSMLLAHQLANSSDGLAIFVSLCQQIKDLLKLANLDKQLYIFSSINEVMTLIEPALKGKRGSRSRQQPVQDESIDEIGDELEIPDEAFESEAYCEIEDEAEAIDEPEAIDENEKPHQKKNPSATAPTRKRGRPKKNPEAGKTPLKS
- the miaA gene encoding tRNA (adenosine(37)-N6)-dimethylallyltransferase MiaA, producing MNTKPVLVILGPTASGKTELAFRIARQTGGEIISADSRQIYRGMDIGTAKPPRWMLDEVKHHFIDKKEIGEPFSAGDFAEQAAEKIRELHQRGITPVVAGGSTLYLEGLLKGFAELPPADPEIRAQLTRELERHGAEALYRRLEALDPEQAKTLDPTKTQRLIRSLEIIEISGTTVTALQSKTPGPPTGINFTVIGLDLPRELLYERINQRTSAMIQAGLEAEARYLFDKFRDEWRSKNLNALATVGYRELFEHFEELHDLDTAVSLIAQHTRNYAKRQLTFFRNRLDVEWVKAPLDEAEIEALVEFFSTRQDDSVPHSPIAIAKKQNA